Genomic window (bacterium):
CCAGGTCGTGCCGTCGTCGTTGGAGACGTTCACGTAGATCAGGTGGCTGAAGTCCACGCCGACCCATTCGTCCCAGGCCGCGTACACGTTGGTGCCGTTGCTGACGACGTTGGCGTTGTTCGACCCGCGATGGTCCAGCCAGGGCTGGGTGGAGATCATCTGGTCGGGATTGTCCCAGACCGGCGGGAAGGCGCTCAGCGGCGCCCGGTTGTAGTAGACGTCCGTCACGCCGGGCCGAGCCTCGGTCCAGACGGCGTGCAGGTACCCGCCGCTGTAGCTGAGGTTCGACGCGCCGGCGAACGGATTGAGCAGATGGGCGTCGAAGGTGGATACGACATCGCCCGTGTCGACGCGGGCCTCGCAGGCCGGACCGTCGTCGGGGTCGGCCGCGAAGACGGCGCCGATCCGCTGCGGGTTGGACCGGTCCACGGCCACGCTGGTGTAGCTCTGGGCGAAGCGTGTCTGTCCGCCCCCCGCCTGGTCGGTCATGGTCTGGGGCACGCACCAGAAGCTCACCGCGGGCACGTCCTGCCCGAAGGTGACGCCGCCGTCGATGGAGCGGTCCACCATGAGGGTCCCCTGGTGCTGCAACCAGAAGGGCGTATCGACCCAGCCCGCGACGATGCTGCCGTCGGGGCCGACATCGACGTCAGGCCACAGCACCAGGTCGTTGCCGGGGTTGTCGTTGACCGGAAGCGGCGGTGACCAGTTCACGCCCTGGTCGACCGAGAACGCGAAGAGGGCGTCGCTGGGGCCGTTGACCCAGCCGGGAGCCGGCAGGTCGCTCTCCCAGATCAGGTAGGCGTTGCCCGCGTAGGGGCTGCCCGCGGCGTAGTAGGTGTCGGCGTCGACCTTGGGCTTGGTCTCCCAGGGCAGCGTGCCCTGCGGGCCGGCCATCACGTTGACCCCCACGGGCGCGCCGAAGTTCTGGCCGCCGTCCAGCGACACAGACACGAAGACGCCGGAGGTGACGTTGAAGGGCGGCAGCGCGTCGTAGGACGAGAAGCCCGCGAAGACCGCGCCGGCGCCGTCCGACGCCACCGAGGCGTCCATGTTGACGGGAAAGACGGGCGGGGGCGGCATCGGGCTGTCGAGCCACGTGACGCCGCCGTCGGGGCTCCAGCTCGTGCCGATGCCCCCGAAGGCGAACGGATTCTGGTTGTAGCCGACGATCAGCAGGTCAGGCCCGCCCTGCGGGTCGGGATGCAGGGTGATGCTGGTCGTGTTCTGGTCCGCGCCGGGCGGATCCTGGTTGACACGGACGTTGGCGGGAGCGGCGCCGGCCACGGCCAGCAGGCCGATGGCCAGGAGCACGGTCGCGACGTGCCGGGCGGGTGTCGCCCTCCGGTTCTGTTTCAAGGAAAACATGGGGAACCCCCTTTGAAAGCGTCAACTCGATTATACTACGATCACTCTGTTTGATTGTCGGAAAGAGTCTTTCAAAACGATGGTGGGGCCGTCGAAATCGTATTTCTCGGGTTCCCGTAGCTCTCTGTTGAAAACACTGGAGTTACGTACAATAATCCAACGCGGATCAACGGTTGGGGCAGCGAACGCGATTCCAGGGGCACGATCATCACGAAGCGCGAACCTTTCATCTACCGTCTTTCACGCGTCGTCGTGCGGTTCGGCGTGAAGGTCTATTTCCGCAAGCTGGAGATCTCGGGCGCAGACAATATCCCGGCGACGGGACCGATCATCTTCGCCTCGAACCACCCCCATTCGGTCACGGACGCGCTGCTCCTCGGCCTCGGCGCCGGGCGCATGCTGCACTTCGTGGCTCACAGCGGCCTCTTCCGCAGCCGCCTCCAGGCGCGGTTTTTACGCAGCTGCGGCGTGATACCCGTCTTCAGGCCCAAGGACGTGAGCGAGGCGGCGGACCTGAACGTCGCCACGTTCTCGGCCTGCCATCGCGTGCTGTCCGAAGGCGGCGCCATCGGCATCTTTCCCGAGGGCACCAGCGCCGAGGAGCGGCGCGTGCAGAAGCTGAAGACCGGCACCGCCCGCATCGCCCTGAGCGCCGAGCAGGAGGCCGGCTGGCGGCTGGGCGTGACGATCGTGCCGGTCGGGCTGAACTTCGAGAGCCGCAGCCGCTTCCGCAGCCGGGTGCTTCTGCGCTTCGGCAGGCCCTTGGTCGCGGCCGCCTACCGCGACGGCTATCTCGACGATCCGGTCGCGACCGTCAACCGGCTGACCTGCGAGCTGCAGGACGCGCTGCGCCGGCGCGTGGTCAACGTGGAACACGTCGATTTCCTCGAGCTGGTGCATGACGTGGAGACCGTCTACAAGGGCGAGCTGCTCGCTCGAGACGGCCTGGAGATTCCGGGCGATACGCGCTTCAAGCGGGACCAGCAGGTGACCCGGGAGATCGCCCGCGCCCTGGACTACTTCTACGAGCGCAGCCCGGACGTGATCTGGGGACTGTCCCGGCTGATGAGGCGGTACCACCGCATGCGTCGGATGTTGCGCCTGAAGGACGAACTGCTACGCACCGAACGAGGCCCCACGGTGCGCGGCGAGATCTGGCGTTTCGTGGCCATGGGCGCGGTCGGACTGCCGCTGGCGGTGTACGGCGCGGCGGGCAACCTCATCCCGTACAAGCTCACCGGCCGGCTCGCCGACCGGCTGGCGCCCGACCTCACCAAGGTCCACTTCTGCCTGCTCGTCGTCGGCGCCGCGCTGTTCATCCCCTGGTACGCGGCGCTGCTCTATCTGGCCTTCACGCGGCTCGGCGCCTGGGAGGCCGTCGCGGCGGCGACGACCTCACCCGCCGCAGGGCTCTTCGCCCGCGAGTACGGACGCCGCATGAGGAACCGTCGCCGCCTGATGCGCCTGGCTTGGCTCGAGCTGGTCCAGGGCTACCGGCTGCAGGAACTGCGACAGCAGAGGCGACGATTGATCCGCGAGCTGGACACGGCTCTCGACGATTACCTGCGCGCGCGGGAGGAAGACGCGTGAGCCCCAGCCTGATGGACGTGGCGTCGGTGCGCGAATATCTGGGCAAGCGCCTGCTCTGCTCGGTCACGACGCATGAAAAGCGCCTGGCGCTGACCTTCGACGACGGCCCCCATCCCCGGCATACGCAACGGTTGTTGGACCTGCTCGCGACCAAGGGCATCCGCGCCACCTTCTTCGTGGTGGGACGGCGCGTGCGCCGGTTCCGCGACGTGCTGGCGCGGACCGCGGACGCGGGCCACGAGATAGGCAACCACTCCGATCATCACGTCCCGTTGTCGTTGCTGCCGCCGCCGTTGATCCGGCGCGAACTCGAGGCTTGCGGGGAGCTGGTCGAACGGGTCACGGGATGTCGTCCGCGCTTCATGCGCCCGCCCATGGGCTGGATCAACGACGTGGTCCTGGATACCGCGCGCGAGCTGGGTTACGAGCCGGCGATCGGCAGCATCCATCCCCGGGATTCCCGCCAGCCCGGGCTCGACGTGATATTGCGCCGCGTGCGCCGCCGCATCGAGCCGGGCGCCATCATCATCCTGCACGACGGCGGCTGGCGCATCGGCGCGGACCGCGGCCAGACCATCGCGGCGACGGACATCCTCACCGACGAGCTGCTCGCCGCCGGCTACCGTTTCGAGACGTTGAGCGAACTGGCGGGAGCCTGAGCATCGCGAGAGCCGCGCGGCTGCCGGCGCAGGCGTGAAACCCCGCTAGCGGAACAGCATCAACCAGCCGACGGTCGTGAGGACGGACAGCAGGGTCGAGCCGATCACGATCGCGCCGGCCAGCCGCTCGTCGCCCTTCATCTCGCGGGCCATGATGAAGCTGACGACCGCCACCGGCGACGCGATCAGCAGCACCGGCGCCTGCAGCGCCGCGCCGCTCAGGCCCAGCTCGCGCAGCCACAGCCAGACGATCGCGGGGTAGACGATCAGCTT
Coding sequences:
- a CDS encoding lysophospholipid acyltransferase family protein, which encodes MRFGVKVYFRKLEISGADNIPATGPIIFASNHPHSVTDALLLGLGAGRMLHFVAHSGLFRSRLQARFLRSCGVIPVFRPKDVSEAADLNVATFSACHRVLSEGGAIGIFPEGTSAEERRVQKLKTGTARIALSAEQEAGWRLGVTIVPVGLNFESRSRFRSRVLLRFGRPLVAAAYRDGYLDDPVATVNRLTCELQDALRRRVVNVEHVDFLELVHDVETVYKGELLARDGLEIPGDTRFKRDQQVTREIARALDYFYERSPDVIWGLSRLMRRYHRMRRMLRLKDELLRTERGPTVRGEIWRFVAMGAVGLPLAVYGAAGNLIPYKLTGRLADRLAPDLTKVHFCLLVVGAALFIPWYAALLYLAFTRLGAWEAVAAATTSPAAGLFAREYGRRMRNRRRLMRLAWLELVQGYRLQELRQQRRRLIRELDTALDDYLRAREEDA
- a CDS encoding polysaccharide deacetylase family protein, which gives rise to MSPSLMDVASVREYLGKRLLCSVTTHEKRLALTFDDGPHPRHTQRLLDLLATKGIRATFFVVGRRVRRFRDVLARTADAGHEIGNHSDHHVPLSLLPPPLIRRELEACGELVERVTGCRPRFMRPPMGWINDVVLDTARELGYEPAIGSIHPRDSRQPGLDVILRRVRRRIEPGAIIILHDGGWRIGADRGQTIAATDILTDELLAAGYRFETLSELAGA